In the Salinirubrum litoreum genome, one interval contains:
- a CDS encoding PrsW family intramembrane metalloprotease, with protein sequence MSSRLTALLARLQRLPTWLREHTRDVTRIARWEVSRGVGSVDRTTAILGVVSILVSVAVVGTVVATGAGGLALDEGVYRVAVDDDSQYHEVVKDRPALTAKPPGADDVDLRVLADGRVRPVPGQKGQAALAEFRAAVQAHNDRLLAGEANQSAAFPVLVDLRYESRADVGSGGETGGGGDGGGTGSGADGGSSDGSGDTDFGSVGAGGGGAGGDGDSGGSVGVPGFGGGLVSGGDSGSPADIDPPFPFESLILAFAFLVPMNFVIQAYGSTILDERIGRRGELLLVSPVTPGDIVAGKTAPYLLGMVAVTTGIALAIGGGLLSVVAVVPVALLFLSATFTAGMFARSFKELTFVTVAISTFLTSYAFVPAIFADVTPIALISPLTLVVRDLQGGGATLVEYLFSTGPFYFGSSVLFLLGLGVYREEDMFTQRPVPLKVLDALDSRLRGASSVAVLSGLFIPFVFIAELLAVAVLFALPIDVSVPLLLVTIAGVEEVAKSVHVYAGFEKARFERTVGVALVLGVLSGLGFFVGEKLTVVVQLIGLPELPLGEAAFAPSGVGVAGAGGGGPSLAFTLALLLAPLALHAVTASLSALGARANLRWYGVGLSAAVVVHAAYNLAVVSLLG encoded by the coding sequence GTGAGCAGTCGGCTCACTGCCCTGCTCGCTCGCCTCCAACGTCTTCCGACGTGGCTCCGCGAGCACACGCGGGACGTGACCCGCATCGCCCGGTGGGAGGTCTCTCGAGGCGTCGGCAGCGTGGACCGGACCACCGCGATACTCGGCGTCGTCAGTATTCTCGTCTCGGTCGCGGTCGTCGGCACGGTCGTCGCCACCGGCGCGGGCGGACTGGCACTCGACGAGGGCGTCTACCGTGTCGCCGTCGACGACGACAGCCAGTACCACGAGGTCGTCAAGGACCGGCCGGCACTGACCGCGAAACCGCCCGGTGCCGACGACGTCGACCTCCGCGTCCTCGCAGACGGGCGCGTCAGACCTGTGCCGGGACAGAAAGGACAGGCGGCGCTCGCGGAGTTCCGCGCTGCGGTGCAGGCGCACAACGACCGACTCCTCGCCGGGGAAGCGAACCAGTCGGCCGCGTTCCCGGTGCTGGTCGATCTGCGCTACGAGAGTCGGGCCGACGTCGGGAGCGGTGGTGAGACCGGTGGCGGCGGCGACGGCGGTGGCACCGGATCGGGCGCAGATGGCGGATCGAGCGATGGGTCCGGCGACACGGACTTCGGGAGTGTCGGCGCGGGCGGTGGAGGCGCGGGCGGAGACGGCGACTCCGGCGGGAGCGTCGGTGTTCCCGGATTCGGCGGCGGTCTCGTGTCCGGCGGCGACTCCGGGTCGCCGGCCGACATCGACCCGCCGTTCCCCTTCGAGTCGCTGATCCTCGCGTTCGCCTTTCTGGTCCCGATGAACTTCGTCATCCAGGCCTACGGCAGTACGATCCTCGACGAACGAATCGGCCGGCGCGGCGAACTCCTGCTCGTCTCGCCGGTCACGCCGGGTGACATCGTCGCCGGGAAGACCGCGCCGTACCTCCTCGGGATGGTCGCGGTGACGACCGGCATCGCCCTCGCCATCGGTGGTGGCCTGCTGTCGGTCGTCGCGGTCGTGCCGGTCGCGCTGCTGTTTCTCTCTGCGACCTTCACGGCGGGGATGTTCGCCCGGTCGTTCAAGGAACTCACCTTCGTCACGGTCGCCATCTCGACGTTCCTGACGAGTTACGCCTTCGTGCCGGCCATCTTCGCCGACGTGACGCCCATCGCGCTCATCTCGCCGCTGACGCTCGTCGTCAGAGACTTGCAGGGCGGCGGCGCGACACTCGTCGAGTATCTGTTCTCGACCGGGCCGTTCTACTTCGGCTCCTCGGTGTTGTTCCTCCTGGGACTCGGCGTCTACCGCGAGGAGGACATGTTCACCCAGCGCCCGGTGCCGCTGAAGGTGCTGGACGCGCTGGACAGTCGGCTTCGCGGGGCCTCGTCGGTCGCGGTGCTGTCGGGGCTGTTCATCCCGTTCGTCTTCATCGCGGAGTTGCTGGCCGTCGCGGTGTTGTTCGCGCTCCCCATCGACGTGTCGGTCCCACTGCTCCTCGTCACCATCGCGGGCGTCGAGGAGGTGGCGAAGAGCGTCCACGTCTACGCCGGCTTCGAGAAGGCGCGGTTCGAACGAACCGTGGGCGTGGCACTCGTCCTCGGCGTGCTGTCGGGCCTCGGCTTCTTCGTCGGCGAGAAACTGACCGTCGTCGTCCAGTTGATCGGGTTGCCGGAGCTACCACTGGGCGAGGCGGCGTTCGCCCCCTCGGGTGTCGGTGTCGCGGGTGCGGGTGGTGGTGGACCGAGTCTGGCCTTCACGCTGGCGCTCCTGCTCGCACCGCTCGCACTCCACGCCGTCACCGCATCGCTGTCGGCACTCGGCGCGCGGGCGAACCTCCGGTGGTACGGCGTCGGCCTGTCGGCCGCCGTCGTGGTCCACGCGGCCTACAACCTCGCGGTGGTGAGTCTCCTTGGCTGA
- a CDS encoding ABC transporter ATP-binding protein, with translation MITVEDLRKEYGDFAAVVGSSFSVESGEIFGIVGPNGAGKTTTLKMLAGLIEPTGGTARVGEYDAGDPEMRHELGFLPEESPLYEDMTAHSYLRFFADLYDVPREVADERIGSALDRLELDHRERRLGDVSKGMKRKVAIARSLVNDPDLLIYDEPASGLDPLTTNYVLEFTKELSEEGKTVLFSAHNLYHVESVCDRVVIMNRGEIIARGTVPEIRAEHGETTYHVFTSVPVDGSDQVGDRHRVIVPDMEAVESIRARAERSGGAVEDIRTREPSLEDVFLDLAGGQQAESGTDRTQRAGPSSPEDRTGGGR, from the coding sequence ATGATAACAGTCGAGGACCTCCGGAAGGAGTACGGCGACTTCGCGGCGGTCGTCGGGAGCAGTTTCTCGGTCGAGTCGGGCGAGATATTCGGCATCGTCGGCCCGAACGGGGCCGGGAAGACGACGACGCTGAAGATGCTCGCCGGTCTGATCGAACCGACCGGTGGAACCGCCCGCGTCGGCGAGTACGACGCCGGCGACCCCGAGATGCGCCACGAACTGGGCTTCCTCCCCGAGGAGTCGCCGCTGTACGAAGACATGACCGCCCACTCGTACCTGCGCTTCTTCGCCGATCTGTACGACGTCCCCCGCGAGGTCGCGGACGAACGCATCGGGAGTGCGCTCGACCGACTGGAACTCGACCACCGGGAGCGCAGACTCGGCGACGTCTCGAAGGGGATGAAACGGAAGGTCGCCATCGCCCGGTCACTGGTGAACGATCCCGACCTGTTGATCTACGACGAACCCGCCTCGGGACTCGACCCACTCACGACGAACTACGTCCTGGAGTTCACGAAGGAACTGAGCGAGGAGGGGAAGACGGTGCTGTTCAGCGCGCACAACCTCTACCACGTCGAGAGCGTCTGTGACCGAGTCGTCATCATGAACCGCGGCGAGATCATCGCACGCGGCACGGTCCCGGAGATCCGCGCCGAACACGGCGAGACGACCTACCACGTGTTCACGTCGGTCCCGGTCGACGGGAGCGACCAGGTCGGCGACCGTCATCGCGTGATCGTCCCAGACATGGAGGCGGTCGAGTCGATCCGGGCGCGTGCCGAGCGGTCGGGCGGCGCGGTCGAGGACATCCGGACCCGCGAACCGAGTCTCGAAGACGTGTTTCTCGACCTCGCCGGGGGCCAGCAGGCCGAGTCGGGGACCGACCGCACCCAGCGGGCAGGACCAAGTTCGCCGGAGGACCGCACGGGTGGTGGCCGGTGA
- a CDS encoding SRPBCC family protein: MSPRASRGPPADHDRVTDTERSGEIGLLTDGGRPREGRRLAKTPDGRRLELWREIDAPAETVWSLFTDTDYWADWGPTISAVELDTLGGDTADSEAADSTRIGQGTTGRVRVAGVWVPFSITTCTDCRWTWSVARIPATGHRVESLGPTRCRAVFELSPLAAGYAPVCRTALRRLDRLARESTG, translated from the coding sequence GTGAGTCCGAGAGCGAGTCGTGGCCCGCCAGCAGACCACGACCGGGTCACCGACACCGAGAGATCCGGCGAGATCGGTCTGCTCACCGACGGTGGACGACCACGCGAGGGGAGACGACTGGCGAAGACGCCCGACGGACGACGACTGGAACTCTGGCGGGAGATAGACGCCCCCGCCGAGACCGTCTGGTCGCTGTTCACCGACACCGACTACTGGGCGGACTGGGGGCCGACGATCAGCGCGGTCGAACTCGACACGCTCGGGGGTGACACGGCCGACTCCGAGGCCGCCGACTCGACACGAATCGGCCAGGGAACGACCGGCCGGGTTCGCGTCGCGGGTGTCTGGGTTCCCTTCTCGATCACGACCTGTACCGACTGCCGCTGGACGTGGTCGGTCGCACGAATCCCCGCCACCGGCCACCGCGTCGAGTCACTCGGACCCACCCGGTGTCGCGCCGTCTTCGAGCTATCGCCACTGGCCGCCGGCTACGCTCCGGTCTGCCGGACCGCACTCCGCCGACTCGACCGCCTCGCTCGGGAGTCGACGGGCTGA
- a CDS encoding DUF7503 family protein — protein sequence MSFDFDAHETLAQHPKLLSALLTTGALLSMAGSAVAVSSSVAGHFGP from the coding sequence ATGTCGTTCGACTTCGACGCCCACGAGACGCTCGCACAGCACCCGAAACTCCTCTCGGCGCTCCTGACCACCGGCGCACTGCTCTCGATGGCCGGGTCCGCCGTGGCGGTCTCCTCGTCGGTCGCCGGCCACTTCGGTCCGTAA
- a CDS encoding DoxX family membrane protein: MVFDTAGGSLAFLLGRLLFGLVMAFTGLNHFQNTEAMVGYAGAKGVPAPGLAVPFSGGLLILGGLGIALGAFPLLAAGAIAVFLLVTTPLMHDFWAVPEEDQQSEMTQFLKNAALLGVALVFLTLSTTPWPYAVGVGL; this comes from the coding sequence ATGGTGTTCGACACCGCCGGCGGCAGTCTGGCGTTCTTGCTGGGGCGGCTTCTGTTCGGTCTGGTCATGGCGTTCACCGGCCTGAACCACTTCCAGAACACAGAGGCGATGGTCGGCTACGCCGGCGCGAAGGGCGTCCCGGCACCCGGTCTCGCCGTGCCGTTCTCCGGCGGACTGTTGATACTCGGTGGCCTCGGGATCGCACTCGGGGCGTTCCCGCTGCTGGCGGCCGGAGCCATCGCCGTCTTCCTCCTGGTGACGACCCCGCTGATGCACGACTTCTGGGCCGTTCCGGAGGAAGATCAGCAGTCCGAGATGACGCAGTTCCTGAAGAACGCCGCACTGCTCGGCGTGGCACTCGTCTTCCTCACGCTCTCGACGACGCCGTGGCCCTACGCGGTCGGCGTCGGCCTCTGA
- a CDS encoding winged helix-turn-helix transcriptional regulator, which produces MSSELSESSAGGEGFCAVADALEQIGSRWRLVVLNDLQDGEKRFNELKRSTSANSRTLSRVLDDLGEMGFVDRRLEEDAPVATYYSLTAKGESLCPVFEEIESWAGEWLTKP; this is translated from the coding sequence ATGTCATCCGAACTCTCCGAGTCCTCGGCCGGCGGCGAGGGCTTCTGTGCGGTCGCCGACGCCCTCGAACAGATCGGCTCCCGGTGGCGGCTCGTCGTCCTCAACGACCTCCAAGACGGCGAGAAGCGGTTCAACGAACTGAAGCGGTCCACCAGCGCGAACTCCCGGACGCTCTCGCGGGTGCTCGACGACCTCGGCGAGATGGGCTTCGTCGACCGACGACTGGAGGAGGACGCGCCGGTCGCGACCTACTACAGTCTGACGGCGAAGGGCGAGTCGCTCTGTCCGGTGTTCGAGGAGATCGAGTCGTGGGCCGGCGAGTGGCTCACGAAGCCGTGA
- a CDS encoding DUF429 domain-containing protein, with amino-acid sequence MAHEAVTVVGVDGCSAGWIAVVRSDGRLDWGVYDSLSAVVADTAPDSLLLDIPIGLPTAGRRACDEAAKERLGSRASTVFYTPARNVLTADTHADASDANREATGYGLSIQAWHLVPKIRAVDTFLRDHPELVGVDDAGEDGPRDPDAAVVRESHPELCFAELNGGGPITEPKSSEEGREARLALLEEVLPESRRLYDEVLAETYRKHVARDDVLDALVLAGVADRPLDSLPVDPPLDAVGLPMEIVAPASR; translated from the coding sequence GTGGCTCACGAAGCCGTGACGGTAGTCGGCGTCGACGGCTGTTCTGCGGGGTGGATCGCCGTGGTCCGGAGCGACGGCCGTCTCGACTGGGGCGTGTACGACTCCCTCTCGGCAGTCGTCGCCGACACCGCCCCCGACAGTCTGCTCCTCGACATTCCCATCGGCTTGCCGACTGCGGGTCGCCGAGCGTGCGACGAGGCCGCGAAAGAGCGTCTCGGCTCGCGGGCGTCGACCGTCTTCTACACGCCCGCTCGGAACGTGCTGACCGCCGACACCCACGCCGACGCCAGCGACGCCAACCGCGAGGCGACCGGTTACGGGCTGTCGATCCAGGCGTGGCACCTCGTCCCGAAGATCCGTGCGGTGGACACGTTTCTCCGGGATCACCCGGAACTGGTCGGCGTCGACGACGCCGGAGAGGACGGGCCGAGAGACCCCGACGCTGCGGTGGTCCGGGAGAGCCACCCGGAACTCTGTTTCGCCGAACTGAACGGCGGCGGCCCGATCACGGAACCGAAGTCCAGCGAGGAAGGACGCGAGGCCCGACTCGCTCTCCTCGAGGAGGTGCTACCGGAGAGTCGCAGACTGTACGACGAGGTGCTGGCGGAGACGTACCGCAAGCACGTCGCCCGCGACGACGTGCTCGACGCGCTGGTGCTCGCCGGCGTCGCGGATCGCCCACTCGACTCACTCCCGGTCGACCCGCCGCTGGACGCGGTCGGTCTCCCGATGGAGATCGTCGCACCGGCTTCACGATGA
- a CDS encoding HalX domain-containing protein, with translation MSRPAVLVVDRRGRAVETAATIDDRYRTRTASTVDAAVDLAGRCDAVLLDGATRAESDASVVARLRSVTPLPPVALLVRERPDVPLFRSPFADYLRRPVTRTDLLDTVERLLVRGACDRVLRASYATARRLATLETDRETERAEYAALRGRFDRQRARLCEHLGDLETASYDVATRHRRGSAADRTDTSPASHDSDDPATVRLETRRPEVAADETKDRPH, from the coding sequence ATGTCACGGCCCGCAGTGCTCGTCGTCGACAGGCGCGGTCGCGCCGTCGAGACGGCCGCAACCATCGACGACAGGTACCGAACCCGAACAGCCAGCACGGTCGACGCTGCCGTCGACCTCGCCGGACGGTGTGACGCCGTGCTCTTAGACGGCGCGACGCGCGCGGAGTCCGACGCGAGCGTCGTGGCCAGACTTCGCTCCGTCACTCCACTCCCGCCGGTCGCACTGCTGGTGCGAGAGCGCCCCGACGTTCCGCTCTTTCGGTCGCCGTTCGCCGACTACCTGCGACGACCAGTCACCCGAACCGATCTGTTGGACACGGTCGAGCGACTCCTCGTTCGCGGGGCGTGTGATCGGGTGCTCCGCGCGTCGTACGCGACCGCCAGACGACTCGCCACGCTGGAGACCGACCGCGAGACGGAACGCGCGGAGTACGCCGCCCTCAGAGGGCGGTTCGACCGCCAGCGCGCGCGGCTCTGTGAGCATCTCGGCGACCTCGAAACGGCGAGTTACGACGTAGCGACCCGTCACCGACGCGGCTCCGCCGCCGACCGGACCGATACCTCGCCCGCGAGCCACGACAGCGACGACCCGGCGACCGTCCGTCTCGAGACACGACGACCGGAGGTCGCGGCCGACGAGACGAAGGACCGTCCACACTGA
- a CDS encoding DICT sensory domain-containing protein, with translation MSLRSVIDGVEGSEKTLTVYDADDALLAELREYFGSQQVIVEEGTAVGGPVGFATLSVGDRLLTAIDLDDLSTPLGGGRDLNPAFQTLLGHLDGTTFSSYDTGQMVATSREIEDRAWRAGTGQLHAGFQYFTALATQQSVYTDLAERDLDIHVYAAPDGTEVDLPGVTVHAESVSEITDTWFVAFDGGDTPSDKCALLAEERHPDAYYGFWTYDPDIVDDILAHLTEQYPTVV, from the coding sequence ATGTCCCTCCGTTCGGTGATCGACGGCGTCGAGGGGTCGGAGAAGACGCTGACCGTCTACGACGCGGACGACGCGCTCCTCGCGGAGCTACGGGAGTACTTCGGCTCCCAACAGGTGATCGTCGAGGAGGGGACCGCGGTCGGCGGGCCGGTCGGGTTCGCCACGCTCAGCGTGGGCGACAGACTCCTGACCGCCATCGACCTCGACGACCTCTCGACACCACTCGGCGGTGGGCGCGATCTGAACCCCGCGTTTCAGACGCTGCTCGGCCACCTGGATGGGACGACGTTCTCCTCGTACGACACCGGACAGATGGTCGCCACCTCACGAGAGATCGAAGACCGGGCGTGGCGCGCCGGCACGGGCCAACTCCACGCCGGTTTCCAGTACTTCACCGCGCTGGCGACCCAGCAGTCCGTCTACACCGACCTCGCAGAACGCGACCTCGACATCCACGTCTACGCCGCACCGGACGGGACCGAGGTGGACCTGCCGGGTGTGACGGTCCACGCGGAGTCGGTCTCGGAGATCACCGACACGTGGTTCGTCGCCTTCGACGGCGGTGACACCCCTTCGGACAAGTGCGCCCTCCTCGCCGAGGAACGGCACCCAGACGCCTACTACGGCTTCTGGACCTACGATCCCGACATCGTCGACGACATCCTCGCGCATCTCACCGAGCAGTATCCGACGGTCGTCTGA
- a CDS encoding COG1361 S-layer family protein has translation MKQSTLLVLAVVALLVVPASAVAITEGEPSLSVDLSDNRVTAGQVTALELTVQNKGNIERSNNPSLNSQVTTANGVRISLSKGDAPVTVKTDTQAIGTLPQTARSVPFRVVVDEDAEPGKYKLDGQIRYRYTSLIDPASGAAQEEDAVRRFSLTLIVEEEPRFEIVESQSDVAIGDDGPITLTLRNNGTEAASESAVTIRSGNDELTFAGSKTARSYVGDWAPDETRTLTFKGSMASGAEVRPYSLNATVSYEDGEGVPGRSKGLQFGVTPRGEQTFAVENVTSSLRVGEEGTVTGEVVNTGPQTANNAVVVLSTGNGNLNVRESEFAIGDIASDDRATFAFDVDVTDSAEAGPRQLTAEVQYRNSDGDQRVSDPLDVRADVGEKRDEFGVSPVNATFQVGSGGQLELSVTNAGEETVSDVSAKLFVDSPVSASDDEAFIDELAPGETRTITFGVGIAGSATAKIYPVELDFQYTTEEGDTLVSDTYKLPVEVTPRQGGGGLPLPLIGGVLLVVLLGVGGYLYIRR, from the coding sequence ATGAAACAGTCCACGTTACTCGTCCTCGCCGTCGTCGCACTCCTCGTCGTGCCGGCCTCGGCGGTGGCTATCACCGAAGGCGAACCGTCTCTGAGCGTCGACCTGTCCGACAACCGCGTCACCGCCGGTCAGGTCACGGCACTCGAACTGACAGTCCAGAACAAAGGAAACATCGAACGCAGCAACAACCCCTCGCTCAACTCGCAGGTGACGACCGCGAACGGGGTTCGCATCAGTCTCTCGAAGGGTGACGCGCCGGTCACCGTCAAGACGGACACGCAGGCCATCGGCACCCTGCCACAGACCGCCCGGAGCGTCCCCTTCCGCGTCGTCGTCGACGAGGACGCAGAACCGGGCAAGTACAAACTCGACGGCCAGATTCGCTACCGCTACACGAGTCTGATCGATCCCGCCTCCGGTGCGGCACAGGAGGAGGACGCGGTCCGGCGGTTCTCCCTGACGCTGATCGTCGAGGAGGAACCCCGGTTCGAGATCGTCGAGAGCCAGTCCGACGTCGCGATCGGTGACGACGGGCCGATCACCCTGACCCTGCGGAACAACGGGACCGAGGCCGCCAGCGAGTCGGCGGTGACGATCAGATCCGGCAACGACGAACTCACCTTCGCCGGGTCAAAGACGGCACGCAGTTACGTCGGCGACTGGGCACCCGACGAGACCCGGACTCTGACGTTCAAAGGCTCGATGGCCTCCGGCGCGGAGGTCCGCCCGTACAGCCTGAACGCGACCGTCAGCTACGAGGACGGCGAGGGGGTCCCCGGTCGCTCGAAGGGACTCCAGTTCGGCGTCACGCCGCGCGGTGAGCAGACGTTCGCGGTCGAGAACGTCACCAGCAGTCTGCGCGTCGGCGAGGAGGGCACCGTCACGGGTGAGGTCGTCAACACCGGCCCGCAGACGGCGAACAACGCGGTCGTCGTGCTCTCGACGGGCAACGGGAACCTGAACGTCCGGGAGTCCGAGTTCGCCATCGGCGACATCGCCTCCGACGATCGCGCGACGTTCGCGTTCGACGTGGACGTGACCGACTCGGCGGAGGCCGGCCCGCGCCAGTTGACCGCCGAGGTCCAGTACCGGAACAGCGACGGCGATCAGCGCGTCAGTGATCCCCTCGACGTGCGTGCCGACGTGGGCGAGAAGCGCGACGAATTCGGCGTCTCGCCGGTGAACGCGACCTTCCAGGTCGGCTCCGGTGGCCAACTCGAACTGTCGGTGACCAACGCGGGCGAGGAGACCGTCTCCGACGTATCGGCGAAACTGTTCGTCGACTCGCCAGTGTCGGCCAGCGACGACGAGGCGTTCATCGACGAACTCGCGCCGGGCGAGACGCGGACGATCACCTTCGGCGTCGGCATCGCCGGCAGTGCGACCGCGAAGATCTACCCGGTCGAACTCGACTTCCAGTACACCACCGAGGAGGGTGACACGCTCGTCTCGGACACCTACAAACTCCCGGTCGAGGTCACGCCCCGGCAGGGCGGTGGCGGACTCCCCCTCCCGCTGATCGGTGGCGTCCTCCTCGTCGTCCTGCTCGGGGTCGGCGGTTACCTCTACATCCGTAGGTAA
- a CDS encoding efflux RND transporter permease subunit, whose translation MDYQRLVDWVDSRIVGSPGKVIVAFLLVSLVFAGGLGNVSTEAGTQQFAEDIPANNALEDINREFGPSFSADTGSTQLIQRADNVLSKKELLRMLEAQKRVAEQEELRVTGTSSAAQVVARTIDPQATTLGQQIDALEGATQREVAAAVRANADNPALTGTVSNDFNRRSASSSATIGVVQHTLPSGLSGGGAGMGGSSPLTDIQLRIDRIVGTVGGDITVFGSGLIADEFSGVITDSLLIVTPAAVLFIIFFLIVAYRDLVDLLLGTFSLGMAVIWTFGFLGLVGIPFNQIMISVPPLLLAVGIDFGIHAINRYREDRETGLDIGDAMTRTTDQLLVAFFIVTGTTVIGFLANFASDLPPIKDFGLVAAAGIVFTFLIFGIFLPSAKVWVDRNRERFPIPTFSQKPLGAEGTSLGRVLQAGVVVADKIPVGFLLVALLLSAGAGYYATGVDTTFTQEDFLPPEEVPAYLQALPEPFAPGEYSVVATLNFLEEKFQTTQGGSVTIYVERPMQQDSVLEEIHRMGDSPPDSFVQSDGRAQSQSIVTVIQSQAARDPEFRQVVARNDRDGNGIPDRNLETVYDELLQTESRDEALNYLAEDRQSSRVVYSVTADASQDEITADGRMVADRFRGSAIATGNTIVFAAVSDVIFESAIVSLAIALFGTAVFLLFIYWVLEGKPSLGLANLVPIVVAVSLVAGSMRVLGIAFNAFTATILALTIGLGIDYSVHVVHRFIDERHERPLVEALEVTVRGTGGALLGSMLTTSFGIGVLVLAVLSVLGQFGTLTALSVVYSFLVSLLVLPSALVIWDRLVGNDPDRPIGAGSGRTPPDDDGSDPMFGPTPAADAEPRTDGGEPLADTCTDAGEQTALERGGSR comes from the coding sequence ATGGACTACCAACGTCTCGTCGATTGGGTCGACTCGCGGATCGTCGGCAGCCCCGGCAAGGTGATCGTCGCCTTCCTGCTGGTCTCGCTCGTGTTCGCAGGCGGACTCGGCAACGTCTCGACCGAGGCCGGCACCCAGCAGTTCGCCGAGGACATCCCGGCGAACAACGCCCTGGAGGACATCAACCGGGAGTTCGGTCCGTCGTTCTCGGCGGACACCGGCAGTACCCAACTCATCCAACGAGCCGACAACGTCCTCTCGAAGAAGGAACTGCTGCGGATGCTCGAAGCCCAGAAGCGCGTCGCAGAACAGGAAGAACTGCGCGTGACGGGTACCTCCAGTGCGGCCCAGGTCGTCGCCCGGACCATCGACCCGCAGGCGACGACGCTCGGCCAGCAGATCGACGCACTCGAGGGTGCGACCCAGCGTGAGGTGGCGGCCGCAGTCCGCGCGAACGCCGACAACCCCGCGCTGACGGGCACCGTCAGCAACGACTTCAACCGTCGGTCCGCGTCGTCGTCGGCGACCATCGGCGTCGTCCAGCACACCCTCCCCTCGGGGCTCTCCGGGGGCGGCGCGGGGATGGGCGGATCGAGTCCGCTGACCGACATCCAACTCCGGATCGACCGGATCGTCGGCACCGTCGGCGGCGACATCACCGTCTTCGGGAGCGGCCTGATCGCCGACGAGTTCAGCGGCGTCATCACCGACTCACTGCTGATCGTGACGCCCGCCGCAGTGCTGTTCATCATCTTCTTCCTGATCGTCGCGTACCGTGATCTGGTCGACCTCCTCTTGGGGACGTTCTCGCTCGGGATGGCCGTGATCTGGACGTTCGGCTTCCTCGGCCTCGTGGGGATCCCCTTCAACCAGATCATGATCTCGGTCCCGCCGCTGTTGCTCGCGGTCGGGATCGACTTCGGGATCCACGCGATCAACCGGTACCGCGAGGACCGGGAGACCGGTCTCGACATCGGCGACGCGATGACTCGGACGACCGACCAACTGCTCGTGGCGTTCTTCATCGTCACGGGGACGACCGTCATCGGCTTCCTCGCCAACTTCGCGTCGGATCTCCCGCCGATCAAGGACTTCGGCCTCGTCGCGGCCGCCGGTATCGTGTTCACGTTCCTCATCTTCGGCATCTTCCTCCCCTCGGCGAAGGTGTGGGTCGACCGGAACCGCGAGCGGTTCCCGATCCCCACGTTCAGTCAGAAACCGCTCGGTGCAGAGGGCACGTCGCTCGGCCGCGTCCTGCAGGCCGGCGTCGTCGTCGCCGACAAGATTCCGGTCGGGTTCCTGCTCGTCGCGCTCCTTTTGTCTGCGGGGGCCGGGTACTACGCCACCGGCGTCGACACGACGTTCACCCAGGAGGACTTCCTGCCGCCCGAAGAGGTGCCGGCGTACCTCCAGGCGCTCCCCGAACCGTTCGCCCCGGGCGAGTACAGCGTCGTGGCGACACTGAACTTCCTCGAAGAGAAGTTCCAGACGACACAGGGCGGGAGTGTGACGATCTACGTCGAGCGCCCGATGCAACAGGACTCGGTGTTAGAGGAGATACACCGGATGGGCGACAGCCCACCCGACTCCTTCGTCCAGAGCGACGGGCGCGCCCAGTCACAGAGCATCGTCACCGTGATCCAGTCACAGGCGGCGCGTGATCCGGAGTTCCGACAGGTCGTCGCCAGAAACGACCGCGACGGGAACGGCATCCCCGACCGGAACCTGGAGACGGTGTACGACGAACTGCTCCAGACCGAGTCCCGCGACGAGGCGCTGAACTACCTCGCCGAGGACCGGCAGAGTTCGCGGGTCGTCTACTCGGTGACGGCCGACGCCTCACAGGACGAGATCACGGCCGACGGTCGGATGGTCGCAGACCGGTTCCGTGGCAGTGCCATCGCCACCGGGAACACCATCGTCTTCGCGGCTGTCTCCGACGTGATCTTCGAGTCCGCCATCGTGAGCCTCGCTATCGCCCTGTTCGGGACAGCAGTGTTCCTGCTGTTCATCTACTGGGTGCTGGAGGGCAAGCCCTCGCTCGGACTCGCCAACCTCGTGCCCATCGTCGTCGCCGTCTCGCTGGTCGCGGGATCGATGCGCGTGCTGGGCATCGCGTTCAACGCCTTCACGGCGACGATTCTCGCCCTGACCATCGGGTTGGGGATCGACTACTCGGTCCACGTCGTCCACCGGTTCATCGACGAGCGACACGAACGGCCGCTCGTCGAGGCACTGGAGGTGACGGTGCGCGGGACCGGCGGTGCGCTGCTTGGCTCGATGCTGACGACCAGTTTCGGCATCGGTGTGCTGGTGCTCGCGGTGCTCTCGGTGCTCGGGCAGTTCGGGACGCTGACGGCGCTGTCGGTCGTCTACTCGTTCCTCGTCTCCCTGCTCGTGCTCCCCTCGGCGCTGGTCATCTGGGACCGACTCGTCGGCAACGATCCGGACCGACCGATCGGTGCCGGATCGGGGCGGACGCCGCCCGACGACGACGGGAGTGACCCGATGTTCGGCCCGACGCCGGCGGCCGACGCCGAACCACGAACTGACGGCGGCGAACCGCTCGCCGACACCTGCACGGACGCCGGTGAGCAGACTGCCCTGGAGCGAGGTGGCTCCCGGTGA